DNA from Polaribacter sp. NJDZ03:
TTACACATCAATTAAAAACATTAACGATCGACAGAATATCTATTAAACAAACTTCTTTGTATTGCTTTTTTAGCATCACTTAGAAGTTTTTCAATTTCAGGAATCGATTTTTTCTGTATTTCTGCAATTTCCTCTATTTTTAATTTTTGATTTGTAAACAAATAGAAAACAATTCGCATAGCAGCAGGCATATTGTGCAGCACTAATGCTATATGTTCGTTCACTTTGTCTTCACCTAACTGCGTATCTAATTTATCAGCTAAATCTTTCTCATCATCCTCTACAAATACATGGTCTAAGCTATAATCATTATGGTTATAAGTTGCATCATCTAACTCTTCTAGCAACACTAAATCTCCTCCTCCATCTGTACTAAATTCTTCCTGTAGTTCATCCCATTCTGGCTTGGAATAATCATCAATGTTTTTAAAAAACAATTCATTAAACTCTTCTTCAACAATAACATCCTCTAGTAAATCATTTGTTTTTTTAAACAACCATAAATAGAAATTACCTTCATTTTCTACCTCATCAATCGTATCGTAAATTGTGATAAAAAGTTGATCTATAATATCATCTGCTTTGTATTTCTTTTTAGAAAAATGACCTTTTTTTATCGCTGTATTCAATCTTTGATTTACATAATTTCTAATTTCTGGCAAAATTTTTAAAACTAATTGATTAAAATCGGTTTGATTATCTTCCTTTTTTAGTTTTACCAAACTAGAAAATGATTTTGTTACAAAAAGACGATACTCACTTTTGCTTTGGTAATAAGAAATGCTTGTTTTCATAATAAAATGCTTTAAAGATATTTCTAAAGATGCAAAATAAGAAATGATAATAAAATGATAAAAATCAGTAAACTATCAACTTTAACAATTAAAAAACTGTTTTCAAAGGAGCTAAATACCTTATGATAAAATGAAATTAAAGTTTAAAGAATTCTATTTATAATTTAATAAACTTTTATTGCACTACAATCCATTTAATATCAGTACTTTTGCACGCAATTTGAAAACACACGAATGAAACGTATTAAAGAATATAAAAAACTTTTTAGAGTAGAAGGAGCTATTGATTTAAAAGATTTAAAAAAATCTTATAGAGGTTTAGTAAAGGAATGGCATCCAGATAAATTTACTGATGACTCTAAAAAAGAGGAAGCAGATCTAATGAGTACTCAAATTATAGATGGGTATCATTTCTTAGTTAGTATCGCTCCAGAAACAAAAGCAGCTAATTTAGATGCTTACAAAACAACTATAACAGAATTTCAAGTTGCAGACTGGCATCATAAAAGTATGTTATTAGAAGTTACTTTTACAGACGGAAATAAATACGAATACTTTGGTGTTAGTAAAATACTTTTTGGAAAATTTGTAAACGCAAAATCTATGAACAATTTTGGTAAAAGAAATATTTTTAATTCTTTTACATACAGAAAATCTATGAAAGCTTCTGCTACTGTTTAAAAGAATTATAAAAATACTATTGTTAAAAGTTTCCTTCTAAACAAGGAATGAAAAATAATTTTGAAATAATCTTATTTAT
Protein-coding regions in this window:
- a CDS encoding RNA polymerase sigma factor; translation: MKTSISYYQSKSEYRLFVTKSFSSLVKLKKEDNQTDFNQLVLKILPEIRNYVNQRLNTAIKKGHFSKKKYKADDIIDQLFITIYDTIDEVENEGNFYLWLFKKTNDLLEDVIVEEEFNELFFKNIDDYSKPEWDELQEEFSTDGGGDLVLLEELDDATYNHNDYSLDHVFVEDDEKDLADKLDTQLGEDKVNEHIALVLHNMPAAMRIVFYLFTNQKLKIEEIAEIQKKSIPEIEKLLSDAKKAIQRSLFNRYSVDR
- a CDS encoding KTSC domain-containing protein — its product is MKRIKEYKKLFRVEGAIDLKDLKKSYRGLVKEWHPDKFTDDSKKEEADLMSTQIIDGYHFLVSIAPETKAANLDAYKTTITEFQVADWHHKSMLLEVTFTDGNKYEYFGVSKILFGKFVNAKSMNNFGKRNIFNSFTYRKSMKASATV